TATAGCTACCAACAATGTCCTAAGGCTTCTTAGCAGATTCAAGGTATCGCAGGGACTGTTCATCCAGGTGTTCTGTTCCATCCAGGTTTGGAGTCTCTGGCAAGCTCCCCTGACTGTGCATCCCTCTGGAGACgaagaggagggggaggcctGTCCTCTCTGGGATCCATTGGTCACATCCCCCTGAGGATTCCCGAATGCCTACCTCCAGTGTCGTCAACATGGAGTTCTGAAGTCCATGTGGCTCTTCACAGTGAATCAGGTGACACGTCTCCAAGAGAATTTGCATCTTTATTACTACTTGATTAAATGTGAGAGCTGGAAGGAAGTTTTGGTTTGACCACTCCACCCCTCCCATGTAACACATGGGGAATCTGAACCCACAGAGGGGTTACTGATTTGTCTAGGGTCACAGCAAGTTAGCAGCAGCATCAACCCAGAATCCATGTCTCCTGCCAGTCCGCTGCCCACTTCACTTCATCCAGCACCTCTTGGCTGCACAGTTTACCGCGTTATCCTCTCACATGAGGACTTTCTCCACCTCTGAGTCTCATcgtcctcctctgtgaaatggggtgaTAGCTTTCCTCATGGGATAGAATGTCACATTGAGGATGGAATGGCATGAAAGATTGAAACATACTTTGGAAAATGCCAGAGAGCACTAGGGGTCTAAGATACGACTAGTGCAGGTTTGCAGTTTACAATTACCTTGGCAATCTGACAGGCAGTGGGAGTGTTGGGAGACTCTGGCTCACCCATGTGTTGGGTTTTAGGTGTTAAGGAAGATGCAGAGACGCCACAGCAGCAACACGGATAACATTCCACCTGAAAGGTAGGCATCCCTGCTTCTGTTCCATCTGAGGGCTCTAGGCTTCGGGTGGTGAGGGGCAACCCAAAACTGGATTGAACAATACCTCACCCTCAGCGTTAGTTGTTAGAGTCACACTGATGGCCTCATACTAAACATTCAACGCATAATAGCTTGCTCTTTCTTTTATGCTAAATTTCAAAGTCCTGTGTGATAGGTGAGCCACCTGACTCATTGTATCAATGAATGTACCTGTGGAATTTTGATTTATAGAGATGTCTTAGTCCATACAGGCTGCTATCACAAAAATATCATAGaatgggtggtttaaacaacaaatgtttatctctcacagtgctggaagctaggaagtccaagatgaaagCTCCAGCATATTCAGTGTCTGCGAaaggcccactttctggttcactGATGGCCATTCTTTTGCTATGTCTTAATGTGGTGAAGGGAAAGGGATCTCTCTGGGTCTCCtttttaagggcactaatcccattcgtgAAGAGCCCATCTCATCACCTAATCATTCCCAAAGGCCCACCTTCCAATACGATCAAATTACAGGttaggtttcttttttgagagagagtcttgctctgttacccaggctggagtgcagtggtgatcatggctcactatagcctccaaatcctaggctcaagcaatcctcctgcctcagcctcctgagtagctgggactacaggcatgtgccaccatacctagctaatttttaaaattttttggtagagacggggtctcactaagttgtccagactggcctcaaactcctgggctcaagcgatcttcctacctTGATCtctcaaagccctgggattataggtgtgaaccactgcacctggcatgggttaggtttcaacataagaATCTACACAAACATTGAGATCATAGCTCTGAGAAACAACACGGAGAGGCTAATGACATTGAAAgatgagatttttatttcttccatttctcaaGATGAAGGGGCATACTACTGCTTGCAGGGCCACCTGGGGAAGCACCAGCAATAGTCAGAGGGCAGAAAGGACCGAGGAAAAAGCATAGGCCACAGCCTTTATTGTGTTTTCTGGGGGAAAGAAAGGCAAGGCAGGGGCAATAGTTTAGGACTGGCTAGTTTGAATCATGTTGGTGGGCTCTGGGGTACCgaggtggtttcttttttttttttttttttttgagataggatctccctctgttgcccaggctagaatgcagtggcacgatctcggctcactgcagcctcgacctctcaggctcaagcaatcctcctacctctcagccttccgagtagctgggactaaaggcatgcaccaccatgcccggctaatttttgtatttgtagggacagggttttgttatgtttcccaggctagtctcaaactcccgggctcaagcgatctgtccgACTTGGCCGCCCAAGCTCCTGCTcgctgggattataagcgcaagccaccacgcctggcctcaaggtGCTCTTTAGTTTGGTGTCTGGCCCTAGATGATTTAGGACAGGAGAAATATTGGCTGCGTGTGTAAAACTTAGATGAAGGAAGGGCcatgcagtgactcacgcctgtaatcccaacactttgggagaccaaggtgggaggataacctgagtccaggagttagttggagaccagcctaggtgacatgaggagatcctgtctctactaaaaaactttaaaactagccacgtatggtggtgcatacctatagtctcagcactttgggaagccaaggtgagaggattgcttgagcccagaagtttgagatcagcctgggcaaaatagggagaccctatctctacaaaaaataaaaacttacccagcatggtggcatgcatctgtggtcctagttatgcaggaggcagaggtgggaggattgcttgagcccaggaggtggaggttgcagtgagctatgattgcaccactgcattccagcctgggcaacagagtgagaccctatctcaaaaaaaaaaaaaaaaaaaaaaaaaaggttaaatgaaGCAGTGGTTGGGGTTATGGGCTCTGGATCACAAGGACATGTAAATAACTTTGGCCGTTAGTTTGGCCCTGTGATTAATAGATACCAggtagaatctaaaaaaaaaaaaaaaaaaaaaaaaaaaaaaaccggttAAAAAACACTCATgagctagaattttttttttttgagatggagtcttgctctgtcaccaaggctggagtgcagtagtacaatctcagctcactacaacttccgcctcctgggttcaagctactctcatgcctctgtctcccgagtagttgggaccataggcacgcaccaccacgtttggctaatttttttgtattttagtagagatggggtttcaccatgttggctaggctggtctcgaactcctgagcttgggcagtctgcccacctcagcctcccaaggggctgggattacaggcatgagccactgcacccagcctagaatttATATCTATTGAAACCCAAGAGGGAACACACCTGGGGGCCTGTTCTCAGATTGGGACAGCCTCCAGCCCCAGAAGCCCTGTCCTAGCACATACATCCAAGGGGCGGGCAGCCAAGCCTTCCCTTCCTCACATCCCATACCCCCTGCGACTCTGGGGTTGGCTACAGAATCACAAATGGTATCCCCCGGTCCCAGCACTGGGACTGAGTTTTGTATGGTGCCTGCCTGTTCTGCAGGGAAGAACACGGGGCTCAGCCAAACCCCAGCTCAGCCACTTCCCACCTGTGGTGACTTTGATACATGACTTCACCCCTAGGTCTCAGCTTCTCCATCCAAAAATGGCAGGTAACAGAACTCAAGAGTTgcttatgggccaggcatggtggcttatgcctgtaatcccagcactttgcgggggtaaggcaggctgatcacctgagatcaggagtttgagaccagcctggccaacatgctgaaaccccatctctactaaaaatacaaaaattagccagtgtggtggcagatgcctgtagtcccagctacccaggaggctgaggaaggagaaccacttgaaccctggaggtggaggctgcaacgAGCagagatcatgcgactgcactctagcctgggtgacagagtgagactcctcctcaaaaaaaaaaaaaaaaaagagttgtttaTGGATGAAGGAGTGAGTGTGAAGATGCAGAAACAGCATCCGGCTTGTAATAAGCCTGCCTGTTGGAACCTTTTCCGCCTCTAAAGACAACATTGTCATCTGCTCTCAAGTGAACCATGAGATCTCTTGCGGGCAGAGAGCACAGCAGGAAACTCAAaccgtgtattgagtgcttatgCTGTGCCAACCGCCACATTAGCCCAGTGAGAGcacccattttacaaatgcagaagctgaggctcagagaggggaaggaaattacctaaagtcacacagccaggaagtagcAGGGCTGAGATTTGGGCCCCCATCCCTGTGTCCCCCAGCACCTGTGCTTTGAGATAGCACATTTTGGCTGCCTAGTGTCTGAGCAGAACCACTTTTCCTCCTGGGTTGCCTCAAGCTCTGGCGCTTAAGTGGTTAAGTTGGAAGCACAGCCTCTGTCCCCCTAAGGAATATTCTTTCCCAGTCAGGCTGAAATCTCGGCTGGATGCAGGGGAGAGGCCCAGGGAAGGGAGGCCAGCTATAAAAAGCCCCTTGGTGAGTTGAGTCTTCCCTGGTTGTACTGGAGGCCCCTGAGCCCAGTGAACTCAGAGTGCTGGCAAGCTCAAGGGGGACAGGATGGCTTTCTAGGGCCCCTTGGGTGGCCACGGAGAGAGAGTGGCCTCCTCATGGACCAACATGGGTACCTGCCAGGGCTCTTGCTTTCTGAGCTGAGCTCTTTGAAGTGCAGAAAAAGCTCAAGGCCCCTTGAGGATCATAGCCATGGTGTTTGCTGTTGTtgtcattattaatattatcattattattatccagAGCCCAGTGGAGGAGGAGCGCATATTTCCTGGGCTTTTGGAGCCAGCAGGGGTGGGGCTTGGTGAGGGAGGGAATCCAATCGTGAGTTTCCTCCATtgcaccagatttttttttttttttttttgagatagagtctcactgtgttgcccaggctggagtgcagtggcacaatctcagctcactgcaacctttgcctccccggttcaagcgattctcctgccgcagcctcctgagtagctaggattataggcatgcaccaccatgcccggctaatttttgtatttttagtagagagggttttttgccatattggccaggctggtctcaaactcctggcctcaagtgattctcccacctcagcctcccgaagtgctgggattacatgtgtgagccaccacacccagcctgcttcaaactcctgacctcaagtgatctgcccacctcagcctcccaaagtgctgggattataggcatgagccaccatgcctggcctcactaGGTTTTTAGTAACATACCTGCAGGCCCAGTTTGTGCAGCCAGGGAAACCACCGTGTCCCACTGCTGTGTGTCACAGGTGTTCTGCAAGCTGTTAAATGGTTTTTCATGGATAAAAAGAATTCTGTGGTCAAATAAGTTTGGGGAACACTGGGCTTAAGCAAAGTCCATTATTTCACTTGCAGGCCTTCTCAGAGCGTTTAGTATGCCTGTTCATGTATTCTTTCAAACACTTTTTATTAAGCATGTTCTGAGTGCCAGGTGCATTGTGCCGGGTGGTAAAGATACAGTGGGGAGCAAGGTTATGGTCTTTGACCTTGTGGAGTGGAGCTCTGTCCAAAGCTATGGTTTGCAGCACTGACCACACATTAGAATCACTGTAGCGGGGGGCAGtggggaatggtggctcatgcttgtaatcccagcactttgggaggccaaggcgggtggatcacttgagctccggagttcgagaccagcttggccaacatggtgaaaacccatctctacagaaaatacaaaaattagccaagcatagtggcgcacacctgtaatcccagctactcgggaggctgaggcataagaatcacttgagcccgggaggcagaggttgcagtgagccgagatcgcgccactgcactctagcctgggtgacagagggagaccctgctcaaaaaaaaacaagaatcacTGAGGGGACTCTGAGTAACTTCAGGTGCTGGGGCCCACCCATAAAGATTTTGATTCAGTTGGTCTCCAGTGGGGTCGGGGCACCTGTCTTTTGCAAAAGCTCCCCCAAGTGATTATAATATATGGCCAGGATTGAGAGCCACAGGTCTCAAGGGAAAGATGAGGAATAAAATAACAGCTGTGATCAATCCTGTGCAGGTGACATGAGGGTGCAGTGAGAGCAAGGAGCAGGGGACTGTCATTGTCTAGGAAGGAGTGAAGCCTCAATCCAGGGAGGGAGATTTTAGCTGAAATCTGACAGATGAGCGTGCATTACCTAGTTGGGATGGGGTACGGGTTAGGGGAGACATCCGGTGAAGGTGATAGCCTGTAGTAGAAAGCCCTTGAATGATGAGAAAGGGGCACATGATAAGATTGGAGTTTGGAGTCAAATAATCCAGGGCGCCTGGcaacttcatctctctgagcctcagtttgtttGTCAGTAAGGAACATGATATTTGGGAATGATATTTGTACCTGTCTAGAGGGTTCCTCTGAGACCATGGGAAGGAACACAGAATGGGAAGCCCTGGGAGGGCTTTTAGTGGGATCGTGAAATAATcaaatacagtcagccctccatattcATGGGGGAATTGGTTCCAAGACCCCACGGATATGATAATATGCAGCTGCTGAAGTCCCTGGTATAAAATGGCTAGGACAGTCAGCCTTTTGTATCTGTGGGTTTTGGTCCACGACTCAAGGTTGGTTGAATCCTTAAATACAGATGCTGGACatatgtgttttattattatttattcatttacttatttattgagaaagcatcttgctctgtcacccagcctggagtgcagtggcgtgatcttaactcactgcaacctccacctcctgggctcaagccatcctcccacctcagcctccccactagctgggactacaggtgcgtgccaccatgcctggctactttttaattttttgtagagacaggttcttgcaatgttgcccaggctggtcttgaactcctgggctcaagcaatctgcccaccttggcctcccaaagtgctgggattataggcgtgagccaccatggctggtcttttatatattttaaaacatatttcctgGAGCCAattgcagtggcacatgcctataatcccagctactcaggaggctgaggtgggaggatcacttgagcccaggagtttgaggctctagggagctatgatcacactattccagcctgggcaacagagtgagacccccgtctcacTCTGTGGATAATGGTCTCATATAATAGATGATATGAGATCAAGTATGAAAACAGTGGAAAATTTCCACCAAAGcctccctcctgctgccattTCGGACTGAATAACATCTGGcatacatttattaagcacctactgtgtgccctgGGTTGTGGGGTCCAGAGGATGAATGAAGCCCAGCCCATTATCAGTAAGCTCATGGTACATCTGGAGTCTCTTAGTGGTCTGTGGAGGTGCCTGCAGGGTGAGAGAAGGAGGGAGTGGCTCTTTGTCCTCCTGCTCCCCAACACATGCACGTCGAGCACATCGGCTCCGCTTGCATCTGTGGTGTGGACTGAGTTTGCAATGTAGTGATTCCACTTGAAAAGAGGATGAAccctcggccgggcacggtggctcatgcctgtaatcccagcactttgggaggccgaggcgggcagatcacatgaggtcaggagttcaataccagcctggccaacgcggtgaaaccctatctctctaaaaatacaaaaattagccgcacatgatggcaggtgcctgtagtcccagctactcgggaggctgaggcaggagaatcgcttgaacctgggaggcggaggttgcagtgagctgagatggcaccactgcactccagcctgggtgacagagcaaggctctgtctcaaaagaaaaaaaaagaaagaaaagaggatgaACCCGAGAATAGAAAGATGGTACCCAAAACTTGATGTTCGTAGGAAACTGCACCCAATTCTGGGCTCTCCATTCCTGCAGGCCTAACTCCGGGCTCTCTGCTCCGCCAGCAGTGGCTCTGCAAGAGCTACAGAATCCTTTGCCTGATTCCAACCCAAGAGGCCCTTGCTTGGAACTAGAGAAAGCAATATGGCACTGCAGGTCTTCCATAGGAACTAGAGATAACAGTTCCCACGTATTGAGAACCTATTATTGCAAAACGTATTTTAAATttaacacccccacccccagaaatTCTATTCAGGAATAAAGGCccatttttcaggtgagaaaGCTGAGTGCAGAGGTATAAGGCCCCTAGAACAGGTGGAGCTGGAGTTTGAATGTGGGCCTCCCAGCTAAGTCTTCTTCACATTACTCTCTGCCGCCCACCCAATGTCAGCTGTGACCAAGGCTGGCCCCTCTGGGGAACTGGGGGCCATTGAACTTGAAGACTGCAGAGCCAGCGGTCCTTGGGATCCCGAGGTAATTCTAGAATCATAGAATTCTGTGCTCCCTTTTCAACGAAGTGTGCTGGTTACTAAAGTGGGCTCTAGAGAGAGTCGGCCTGGGTTCGAATCTCCCCTGCTCCATCCCTTACCAGCTCTGTGACTCTGGACAAGTTACtttctctctctgagcctccatttctttatctgtaaagcgGGAATATCAGTAGGACCTAATTCCAGGGTTGATGGGAGGATTTAGTAAGTTAATCAATGCAAAACACTCAGAAGACTATCTGACACGTAGTAGGTTTCAATAAAGGTTACGAcctattgttattaatattatttgtattagttCCTAGGACtgccgtaacaaagtaccacaccccagggggcttaaacaacagaaatttcttataacaaattctggaggctggaaggctgaGATCAGGgtatcagcagggttggttctttctgaggcctctctccttggcttgtggacagCCGTCTTCTCCCTGGGTCTTTACATGGTCTACTCTCTGTacctgtgtcctaatctcttcctctttccccccccaccaccccttttgagacaggctctctgtcgcccaggctggagtgcagtggcgagatcttggctcactacagcctcaacctcctgggctcaagtgatcctcccacctcagcctcctgaatagctgggactacaggcatgcgccaccatgcctggctaatttagcTCTATTtcttgtaaagatggggtctccctatgttgcccaggctggttttgaacaactaggctcaagtgatcttcccacctctgactcccaaagtacagggattacaggcatgagccactgcatcagccCTAACCTCTTCTTACAGGGACAGCAGTCACACTGGATTGGGACCCACTCCagtgacttcattttaacttcattGCCTCGTATAGACCCTATCTTTAAAcagggtcacattctgaggtcctgggaggAAGGACTTCATGTGAATTTGAGGGGGACACAGCTCAACCCATAACATAATTGATATTATTAGTCCCCATCCTCCTCTGGAGTAAGGTCTTTTCCATCTGCCTGACTTCCTGGGGTTTCTCTCCCCTTGGCACCCAGAAACCGCAGCCAGGCGCTCAGCTCCGAGGCGAGTGTGGATGAAGGTGGCGTCTTTGAGAGTCTGAAGGCAGAGGCAGCCTCCCCACCAGCGCTCTTCTCGGGCTTATCAGGCAGCCTCCCCACCAGCTCGTTCCCCTCCAGCCTGGTGCTGGGCTCCTCGGCTGGCGGCGGGGACGTGTTCATCCAGATGCCCGCgtccagggaggaaggagggggccGGGGCGAGGGGGGCGCCTACCACCACCGCCAGCCCCACCACCATTTCCACCATGGCGGCCACCGCGGGGGCTCCCTGCTGCAGCACGTGGGTGGGGACCACCGGGGGCACTCGGAGGAGGGAGGCGACGAGCAGCCTGGGACGCCCGCCCCCGCCCTGTCCGAGCTGAAGGCTGTGATCTGCTGGCTCCAGAAAGGACTCCCCTTCATCCTGATCCTCCTGGCCAAACTGTGCTTTCAGCATAAGCTCGGTGAGTTCTGGGGGCATGGGTGTCCTAGCCATGGGCTTCACAGGCAGGCTGCCTGCAGCCGGTGGGGTGGGGGCTCCTCCTCTGAAGCCCAGGGAGAGGCAGCAGAGACCAACATGGGCTTCAGGATGTGGGATTCTGagtcagacctgggttcaaatcctggccgactagctgtgtgacttcaggcaagtcacttggcttctctgagcctcagtttcctcatctgtctaGTGGGGGTTAGGATAGAAACTTCCTCGCTGGTTGGCTGGTGTAAAGGAGTGCTGTGTAATAACTCAGACTGCTGGAGTCTGCACCCTAGCTCTGTCCCCTCCTAGTTGTGTGATGCTAGGTgcattatttaacctctctgtgcctcagtttcctcatctatcaagTGGGGGTATGATTTTATAGTCTTCATGGGATCACAGTGATGTTAAATTTGACTTAATATGtgtaaaacacattatttttactatatgtgtgtgtgtatatatatataatatatatattatatatataatatatatattatatatatataatatatattatatatatataatatatatattatatatataatatatatatatatatatttttttttgagacagggtcttgctctttcagccaggctggagcgcagtggtgcaggtctcagctcactgcaaccttcgcttactgcaacttttgcctcccaggttggttatcctcccacctcagcctcctgagtagctgggactacaggcgtgtgccaccacacccggctaaattttaaattttttcatagagtcgaagtctcactatattgcccaggctggtctcaaattcctgggctcaagcaatcctcccacctaagcctcccaaagtgctgggattacaggtatgagccactgccccggccTACTATATTTGTTATTAACACACATTGAAATATTTAACATAGAGCCTGAATTGAAATATTCAACACagcaaatgatgaataaatactaCCTATTGTTATTTTTAGGAAATAAGATAATGATTCATAAAGTGCTCAGCCTCCTATCTGACACATACTCAACAGTC
This sequence is a window from Homo sapiens chromosome 12, GRCh38.p14 Primary Assembly. Protein-coding genes within it:
- the RNFT2 gene encoding E3 ubiquitin-protein ligase RNFT2 isoform X3; this translates as MWLFTVNQVLRKMQRRHSSNTDNIPPERNRSQALSSEASVDEGGVFESLKAEAASPPALFSGLSGSLPTSSFPSSLVLGSSAGGGDVFIQMPASREEGGGRGEGGAYHHRQPHHHFHHGGHRGGSLLQHVGGDHRGHSEEGGDEQPGTPAPALSELKAVICWLQKGLPFILILLAKLCFQHKLGIAVCIGMASTFAYANSTLREQVSLKEKRSVLVILWILAFLAGNTLYVLYTFSSQQLYNSLIFLKPNLEMLDFFDLLWIVGIADFVLKYITIALKCLIVALPKIILAVKSKVRSSVRTHRVQLVSPPHDICWGWTVQDGIFTPRESSIWSSRS